A single window of Eucalyptus grandis isolate ANBG69807.140 chromosome 1, ASM1654582v1, whole genome shotgun sequence DNA harbors:
- the LOC104414518 gene encoding BRASSINOSTEROID INSENSITIVE 1-associated receptor kinase 1, whose translation MVFKFATFDPTQDPNDFNPAFPPTPSSSPSVTLCQPCEHTYTFTKTIVSRLVAAGASLVLRAPTFAVDGREIRDQSAETPLHSIHFDVHPEFGQRQLKEFTLKELEAATQKFSDKKVLGQGGFGKVYEGQLSDGSLVAIKRCGAQSNQGITEFESEIMVGRILPPRHNLVSMLGFCRTSKCKDLLLVYPLMINKSVDHCLRAKPKTRPPLDWLTRRKIALGAARGLSRLHDLNIVHRDIKPSNILLDEEFEPHISDFGLVRFTNRRHGEYSVDGIEEAPVLPRNESEAASRIEDSDSYFTTRICGTYGYMAPEYGLRGKYSVKTDVFAFGVVLLQLVTGQRTVVPAASAKEYDMVLSDWVKGLLAERRLEILVDPNLQGKYDEEIEKVIQLALLCTHTLPRGRPSMAQVVRILEGHSIEERWEEYRRSEEYPMHSEDVSSLNLIEFSVLSPVELSGPR comes from the coding sequence atggtGTTCAAATTCGCCACCTTCGATCCCACCCAAGATCCCAATGATTTCAACCCGGCTTTTCCACCTACTCCATCATCATCACCCTCGGTAACACTCTGTCAGCCATGCGAACACACCTACACGTTCACCAAAACCATCGTCAGCCGACTTGTTGCTGCCGGTGCTTCTCTTGTCTTGAGAGCCCCAACCTTTGCAGTTGATGGTCGTGAGATTCGAGACCAATCCGCAGAGACGCCATTACATAGTATTCATTTCGATGTCCATCCAGAATTTGGCCAAAGACAGCTTAAAGAATTTACTCTGAAGGAGTTGGAGGCAGCTACCCAAAAATTTAGCGACAAGAAAGTTTTGGGCCAAGGTGGATTTGGCAAAGTCTATGAGGGTCAGCTCTCTGATGGCTCTCTAGTGGCAATCAAAAGATGCGGTGCACAAAGCAATCAAGGTATCACAGAGTTCGAAAGCGAAATAATGGTGGGCAGGATCCTACCCCCACGTCACAATCTGGTTTCCATGCTCGGATTTTGCAGAACATCAAAATGCAAGGACTTATTGCTCGTCTACCCTTTGATGATCAACAAAAGTGTGGACCATTGCTTGAGAGCGAAGCCCAAGACACGACCCCCGCTGGACTGGCTAACCCGCAGAAAAATAGCCCTGGGAGCTGCGAGAGGGCTGTCCCGTCTGCATGATCTGAACATTGTGCACCGAGACATCAAACCTTCAAACATTTTGTTGGATGAGGAATTTGAGCCTCACATTTCAGACTTTGGGTTGGTCAGGTTCACCAATCGCAGGCACGGTGAATACTCGGTGGATGGCATCGAGGAGGCACCTGTACTTCCGAGGAATGAATCCGAAGCAGCATCCCGCATTGAAGATTCAGATTCCTATTTCACGACTAGGATATGTGGCACGTATGGATATATGGCGCCAGAATATGGGTTGCGGGGGAAATACTCGGTGAAGACCGACGTCTTTGCATTTGGGGTAGTCCTTCTGCAACTCGTGACCGGACAAAGAACTGTGGTACCAGCAGCGAGTGCAAAGGAGTACGACATGGTGTTATCCGATTGGGTAAAGGGACTTCTGGCAGAGCGTCGATTGGAAATTTTAGTCGATCCCAATCTGCAGGGTAAGTATGACGAGGAGATAGAGAAAGTGATCCAGCTGGCTCTATTGTGCACCCACACGCTCCCAAGAGGACGACCATCCATGGCACAAGTAGTCCGAATACTCGAAGGCCATAGCATCGAGGAGAGATGGGAGGAGTATCGTCGCTCTGAGGAGTATCCGATGCACTCTGAGGACGTCTCTTCGCTAAATCTCATAGAGTTCTCCGTACTCAGTCCCGTAGAGTTGTCCGGACCCAGATAA